One genomic window of Macrobrachium rosenbergii isolate ZJJX-2024 chromosome 51, ASM4041242v1, whole genome shotgun sequence includes the following:
- the LOC136833398 gene encoding uncharacterized protein, giving the protein MTSLEEAIGGFLLVVTSSGKVVFITEAVESFFGYTQVDLLGSCLFNVIHTEDHDILKEQFYTKEDTRRSFFCRMMEKTLSRNDPSRYEIIHIVGTMKPLLDNCSSTAMQNMSKTNQEQTIEPAESTCSDLDEDYARKPESNRIGTHILVGFVRIVKDRPITELFLTESNHDEYITRHTMDGKILYTDHRISFVTGLMPSEVLGTSAFKYMHSDDMVWSMVAHKLMFTSSQGQGLVSYRLKCKGGSLVTLRSRGYIELNKKTGQAETFVCINTVVSNKEAEEEMRNQRRKLLPIIANEEGKDHLGSVPSSMPPEFLSMLQLIMDSKTMQKIISEVDKSLTQNSRSHSPKHSTKLEECQESSALVLSPQYAVEDCKDSDLLDPSHTENSPRYLCEKNERQALNVFRKRNADEELCTLPAKISNSSYLCKAVSDVHRQHTFASLPHLSHDTIQPVICTPSTLTEEKLGIQTNNHTEPSQFHVPDQGHPMVTNVHSHNYSKHEGNGFKYHPPKSGYRDVHHFQECYQDYKHPFKKDFDNKDLHVCHGKRSDSHSLFNKSTDFQSERETRFSQNTTTSVLHSNYPSHSWMHAQYVGSTNGLSRNFQMPAVQQTLYSQRYTYTGPYQANYSPSVPEFDIKLQRQQYPPNPNSHWPQENIYPSQQRIHPQQAWLSTSTFSSLAPVVETDLIPAGVETLPNIPTQCTTFFVDNQGQTP; this is encoded by the exons ATGACTTCATTAGAGGAG GCTATTGGCGGCTTTCTTTTAGTTGTGACATCATCGGGAAAGGTGGTTTTCATCACAGAGGCAGTTGAGAGCTTCTTTGGTTACACTCAG GTTGATCTTCTGGGAAGTTGCCTTTTCAATGTTATTCACACAGAGGATCATGATATTCTCAAGGAGCAGTTTTATACTAAAG AGGATACTCGAAGGTCCTTCTTCTGCCGTATGATGGAGAAGACACTTTCACGAAATGATCCCAGTCGATATGAAATCATTCACATTGTTGGCACAATGAAGCCTCTTCTTGACAATTGTTCCAGTACTGCCATGCAAAACATGTCCAAAACTAATCAGG aaCAAACTATAGAACCTGCAGAAAGTACTTGTTCAGACTTGGACGAAGACTATGCCCGAAAGCCCGAGTCAAACAGAATAGGGACCCATATTCTGGTGGGCTTTGTAAGGATCGTCAAAGACAGACCCATAACTGAGCTTTTTCTGACGGAGTCAAACCATGATGAGTATATCACGAGACATACTATGGACGGCAAGATTCTCTACACAGATCATAG GATTTCTTTTGTAACAGGGCTTATGCCATCTGAAGTTCTAGGAACATCTGCGTTCAAGTACATGCATTCGGATGATATGGTGTGGTCGATGGTTGCTCACAAACTGA TGTTCACAAGCTCCCAAGGACAAGGTTTGGTGTCCTACAGGCTGAAGTGTAAAGGCGGGTCCCTTGTCACTCTCAGAAGTCGAGGTTATATTGAACTGAATAAGAAGACTGGCCAGGCCGAAACGTTTGTTTGCATCAATACTGTTGTTAG taataAAGAAGCTGAGGAGGAAATGAGGAATCAGAGACGCAAGCTTCTGCCGATAATTGCTAATGAGGAAGGAAAGGACCACCTGGGATCAGTCCCGTCTTCG ATGCCTCCTGAATTTTTGTCAATGCTGCAACTTATCATGGATTCCAAAACaatgcagaaaattatttctgaggtagataAATCACTTACCCAAAACTCTAGATCACATTCACCCAAGCATTCCACGAAACTTGAAGAGTGTCAAGAATCTTCCGCGTTAGTACTTTCACCACAATACGCTGTTGAAGACTGTAAGGACTCTGACCTGCTGGATCCTTCACACACTGAGAATTCTCCAAGGTACCTGTGTGAAAAGAATGAGAGACAGGCACTTAATGTGTTTCGAAAACGAAATGCCGATGAAGAGCTCTGCACTTTACCAGCAAAGATATCCAATTCTTCCTACCTGTGCAAAGCTGTTTCAGATGTCCATCGTCAACATACCTTTGCATCGTTGCCTCACCTCAGTCATGATACAATCCAGCCTGTGATATGTACCCCGTCAACTCTAACAGAAGAAAAACTTGGTATTCAAACTAATAATCACACAGAACCAAGTCAGTTTCATGTACCAGATCAGGGTCATCCAATGGTAACAAATGTACATTCTCACAATTATTCTAAACACGAAGGAAATGGTTTCAAGTATCATCCACCTAAGAGTGGTTATAGAGATGTTCATCACTTTCAAGAATGTTACCAGGACTACAAGCATCCCTTCAAGAAGGATTTTGATAATAAGGATTTGCATGTATGCCATGGAAAGAGGTCTGATTCACACAGTCTCTTTAACAAAAGCACAGACTTTCAGTCGGAGAGAGAGACTAGATTTTCACAAAACACCACTACCTCCGTGCTCCACTCAAATTATCCTAGCCACAGTTGGATGCATGCTCAGTATGTTGGTTCAACCAATGGACTAAGTCGAAATTTTCAGATGCCAGCTGTCCAGCAGACTTTGTATTCCCAGAGATATACCTATACAGGTCCTTATCAGGCTAACTACTCTCCTTCTGTacctgaatttgatattaaattgcaGAGACAACAATATCCTCCCAACCCTAATTCTCATTGGCCACAGGAGAATATATACCCTTCCCAACAAAGGATACATCCTCAACAAGCCTGGTTATCTACCTCTACATTCTCTTCTCTGGCACCAGTAGTGGAAACAGATTTAATACCTGCAGGGGTGGAAACATTACCAAACATTCCAACTCAATGTACAACTTTTTTTGTGGATAAccaag gtcAAACGCCTTAA